From Weissella diestrammenae, a single genomic window includes:
- a CDS encoding glucose 1-dehydrogenase, with the protein MTGRLTGKVAIVTGGTLGIGLAVATQFVAEGAKVVITGRRANVGEEAVASIGGPEVIRFVQHDAADEAGWIDLFEQTIAWFGHVDTVVNNAGIAIGKNIEETTFDDWKLLQSINSDGVFLGTKYGVQYMKNQPGGASIINMSSIEGFVGDPNLTAYNHSKGGVRIMSKSAALHCALNDYNLRVNTVHPGYIKTPLVGNLEGAEEAQSQRTQTPVGHIGEPNDIAYICVYLASEESKYATGAEFVVDGGYLAK; encoded by the coding sequence ATGACAGGACGTTTAACAGGTAAAGTAGCAATTGTGACGGGTGGAACACTTGGAATTGGGTTGGCTGTGGCCACGCAATTTGTGGCCGAAGGGGCTAAGGTCGTTATCACCGGTCGTCGCGCCAATGTTGGTGAAGAAGCGGTGGCTTCAATTGGTGGACCGGAAGTCATTCGCTTTGTTCAACATGATGCCGCCGATGAAGCTGGTTGGATTGATTTGTTTGAACAAACAATTGCTTGGTTTGGTCATGTGGATACCGTCGTGAATAACGCCGGTATTGCCATTGGTAAAAATATTGAAGAAACGACTTTTGATGATTGGAAGCTGCTACAATCAATTAATTCGGACGGTGTTTTCTTGGGTACTAAATACGGTGTGCAATACATGAAGAACCAGCCGGGTGGTGCATCAATCATTAATATGTCATCTATTGAAGGGTTTGTTGGTGACCCGAACTTGACGGCTTACAATCACTCAAAGGGTGGGGTACGAATTATGTCAAAGTCAGCAGCGCTTCATTGTGCGTTGAATGATTATAATTTACGTGTGAATACAGTGCACCCAGGTTATATTAAGACCCCATTGGTTGGTAATTTGGAGGGGGCTGAAGAGGCACAATCACAACGAACACAAACCCCAGTTGGTCACATTGGAGAACCCAATGATATCGCCTACATTTGTGTGTATCTCGCATCAGAAGAATCAAAGTATGCGACTGGTGCCGAATTTGTGGTCGACGGTGGTTACTTAGCAAAATAA
- a CDS encoding putative polysaccharide biosynthesis protein, whose protein sequence is MTDETHTSRGIRREMTYDEVTALLNGKTLAEVLADNSYASHDFQPPSAVTTGQTTPPPTTNNQVEMKMPGTQNNQVAPSEPHSSRPVSVPDPILATSETDGDMPHQKHRRGLTFVTPEILMPKDDLTHHIKVTEVSDTFDYRNQTLKPEEKRSTLISEQGLLHDEEAKQRAKSAPLSTQSKMLRGSLWMTLGNLFSRLLGALYIIPWTMMLGVTYSTSANGLYAQGYQIYSVALLIATAGLPNVLARLVAEYAAKKQFGRIKYIFRQSLILGGIMGVISALALYMLAGPLSQGNPNVVPVIRSLAAAVLVIPILSMLRGYVQGFEFMSISATSQVVEQFVRVVYMLGMTAWIMLGKHGNWVDATVQSTLAAFFGAMAGILVVLIGIARRKNYFDSQYVLTGINGTDDSVMWKMMRQALPVIFAGSAIALVQVIDQFTFFKIMNRATQYSSAIIDQMFAQFSFNSNKLVMLVVSLAVAMAETTLPMLSRAKALANPVEIGQQVSFALKLLAFVILPASLGMAAVAHPLYVVFYGTSDLQNGVLILQYASFVGIMFGLYMVVLAVYQGIGEIKFTVYLMGLILIIKLVLQYPLTVWFKGMGPLMATLMAFAICLVWSVWRLIKRYPANWHRLNYSMMLMLFWSLVTYLVVAPIVNTLNIFVNDSRMTQMIVLLIGVLIGGGIYGTAALKTHLGVEILGDRARRLAEKLPF, encoded by the coding sequence ATGACTGATGAAACGCATACCAGTCGAGGTATTCGTCGTGAAATGACGTATGACGAAGTGACGGCGTTACTGAATGGAAAAACGCTGGCTGAAGTTTTGGCGGATAATTCTTATGCCAGTCATGATTTTCAACCCCCCTCAGCAGTGACGACTGGGCAAACGACACCTCCCCCAACGACTAATAATCAGGTAGAGATGAAAATGCCAGGCACGCAAAATAACCAGGTAGCACCGAGTGAACCTCATTCAAGCCGACCAGTATCTGTACCAGACCCAATCCTTGCGACTTCAGAAACGGATGGCGATATGCCACATCAAAAACATCGGCGAGGATTGACCTTTGTCACACCGGAAATTTTAATGCCTAAAGATGATTTAACACATCATATTAAAGTGACCGAAGTTTCAGATACATTTGATTACCGTAATCAAACGCTAAAGCCGGAAGAAAAGCGCAGTACATTGATTAGTGAGCAAGGCTTGTTGCATGACGAGGAAGCAAAGCAACGTGCGAAGTCTGCACCGCTAAGTACCCAATCAAAAATGCTACGTGGGTCATTGTGGATGACATTAGGTAATTTATTTTCACGATTATTGGGTGCTTTGTACATTATTCCCTGGACGATGATGCTTGGTGTGACGTATTCAACGAGTGCCAATGGACTATATGCGCAAGGTTATCAAATTTATTCGGTCGCATTACTGATTGCCACCGCTGGATTACCAAATGTCTTAGCGCGACTAGTGGCTGAATATGCCGCGAAAAAACAATTTGGGCGAATTAAATATATTTTTAGACAGTCACTCATTCTGGGTGGCATCATGGGCGTTATCTCAGCACTAGCCCTTTATATGCTGGCTGGTCCACTGTCACAAGGTAACCCAAACGTTGTACCAGTGATTCGATCATTGGCAGCGGCAGTCTTAGTCATTCCAATTTTGTCAATGCTACGCGGCTATGTGCAGGGATTTGAATTTATGTCAATTTCTGCTACGTCACAAGTGGTTGAACAATTTGTTCGTGTTGTTTATATGTTAGGTATGACAGCGTGGATTATGTTGGGTAAACATGGTAATTGGGTTGACGCGACTGTGCAGTCTACTTTAGCTGCATTTTTTGGTGCCATGGCCGGTATCTTGGTCGTGTTGATTGGGATCGCCCGGCGAAAAAATTATTTTGATAGTCAATATGTATTAACCGGTATCAATGGTACGGATGATAGTGTGATGTGGAAAATGATGCGCCAGGCATTACCGGTGATTTTTGCGGGTTCGGCTATCGCATTAGTCCAAGTTATCGATCAATTTACATTTTTTAAAATTATGAATCGAGCAACACAGTATTCGAGTGCGATTATTGATCAAATGTTTGCGCAATTTTCGTTTAATTCAAATAAATTAGTGATGTTAGTTGTTTCCCTGGCAGTTGCCATGGCCGAAACCACCTTACCGATGTTATCGCGGGCGAAAGCCTTGGCTAACCCGGTTGAGATTGGACAACAAGTTAGTTTTGCTCTGAAATTATTGGCCTTTGTTATTTTGCCAGCTTCACTTGGAATGGCTGCGGTTGCCCATCCATTGTACGTCGTTTTCTATGGGACAAGTGATTTGCAAAATGGTGTGTTAATTTTACAGTATGCTAGTTTCGTTGGGATTATGTTCGGCTTGTATATGGTCGTCCTTGCCGTTTACCAAGGAATTGGTGAAATCAAATTTACCGTTTACTTAATGGGTTTGATTTTAATCATCAAGTTAGTCTTACAATACCCACTAACGGTTTGGTTTAAAGGTATGGGACCATTGATGGCGACCTTAATGGCCTTTGCCATTTGCCTCGTTTGGTCCGTTTGGCGTCTCATTAAACGCTATCCAGCTAATTGGCATCGGTTAAATTATTCAATGATGTTGATGTTATTTTGGAGCCTTGTGACCTATTTGGTCGTTGCACCGATTGTGAATACGCTTAATATTTTTGTTAACGACTCACGCATGACACAAATGATTGTTTTGCTGATTGGTGTGCTTATCGGTGGGGGAATTTATGGAACGGCAGCGCTTAAGACGCACCTTGGGGTTGAAATATTGGGTGATCGTGCACGTCGCTTGGCAGAAAAATTACCCTTTTAG
- a CDS encoding phosphatase PAP2 family protein has translation MRKFDYFQIGCALAGLFVFCWLAYGVLNHSTYIQLIDQFGKNVIREPITPERSWFFMNVTRAGNPTWTAFVASIAFVIALLFKKYDIAVFLIVNVGVFGLGAMLALKHSIARPRPSLLHIVHENGYSFPSGHALNAVLLYGSLIILVHYYIHNDYIRYAFLTLLTSLIIAIPLSRVYLGVHYLSDVLAGMALGGFLLIMSKEFIFKYKTREVFKNA, from the coding sequence ATGCGAAAATTTGATTATTTTCAAATTGGATGTGCCTTAGCTGGCCTATTCGTCTTTTGTTGGTTGGCATACGGTGTTTTAAATCATTCAACATATATTCAGCTCATTGATCAATTCGGCAAAAATGTGATTCGCGAACCAATTACCCCTGAACGGTCATGGTTTTTTATGAACGTAACTCGTGCTGGCAATCCAACTTGGACCGCTTTTGTGGCTAGTATTGCATTTGTTATTGCTTTGTTATTTAAAAAATACGATATTGCTGTTTTTTTAATTGTTAACGTTGGCGTCTTTGGCCTCGGCGCCATGCTTGCTTTAAAGCACAGTATTGCCCGTCCCCGGCCTTCATTACTGCATATCGTGCATGAAAATGGGTACTCGTTTCCTTCTGGTCATGCCCTCAATGCGGTATTGCTATACGGCTCACTCATTATCCTAGTTCATTATTATATTCATAACGACTATATCCGTTATGCATTTTTGACATTATTAACCAGTTTAATTATTGCGATTCCATTGAGTCGGGTCTATCTTGGCGTGCATTACTTATCAGACGTTCTGGCAGGTATGGCACTTGGTGGTTTTTTGTTAATTATGTCGAAAGAATTTATTTTTAAATATAAAACACGTGAGGTCTTCAAAAATGCGTAA
- a CDS encoding PTS sugar transporter subunit IIC, protein MAVLNGNSLAIIIALLPASLTTGVIGIIGVNDWTNSISVMTNAAQSILPVLAAFAVAHALRMGTLEAASMGLATFVSSGVLNVTSAGMMIKGTGSILNIMLMSFVSTLIVLGLRNRLGAYKMIVLPTVTLLIGGLIGQATLPSMIWIQNAVGQAVSGATSFTPVLMGLFLGAAFAFLITSPLSSVGIATAISLVGIGSGAANVGIATAALMLAIMGYSVNAMGATLAHVIGSPKIQLANLIRKPILYLPIMFAGGIGGALAAVLKIQGTAFSAGFGFSGLIGPITAWNITPGNDAPIRIVVAYLVVTVLGAVFTAWLFIEKLHLVAPDDLKLLDED, encoded by the coding sequence ATGGCCGTATTAAACGGAAACAGTCTAGCGATTATTATTGCTTTGTTACCAGCATCATTAACGACGGGCGTTATTGGTATTATTGGCGTGAATGATTGGACTAATTCAATCAGTGTGATGACAAACGCTGCGCAAAGCATTTTACCGGTGTTAGCAGCTTTTGCGGTTGCACATGCATTACGGATGGGTACATTAGAAGCAGCTAGTATGGGGTTAGCGACTTTTGTCTCTTCAGGTGTTTTAAATGTGACCTCGGCAGGCATGATGATTAAAGGGACAGGATCCATCTTAAATATTATGCTGATGTCATTTGTCTCGACCTTAATCGTTTTGGGCCTTAGAAATCGGCTCGGCGCGTATAAAATGATCGTGTTGCCAACGGTGACGCTCTTAATTGGTGGCCTGATTGGTCAGGCAACTTTACCAAGCATGATTTGGATTCAAAATGCTGTCGGTCAGGCAGTCAGTGGGGCGACCAGTTTTACCCCAGTGTTGATGGGACTATTCTTAGGCGCAGCCTTTGCTTTTCTCATTACATCGCCATTGTCATCTGTCGGTATTGCAACCGCCATTTCACTGGTCGGCATTGGATCGGGTGCAGCCAACGTTGGGATAGCAACGGCGGCATTGATGTTAGCAATTATGGGGTATTCGGTTAATGCGATGGGTGCAACGTTAGCCCATGTGATTGGGTCACCGAAAATTCAATTGGCGAATTTGATTAGAAAGCCAATTCTCTATCTTCCCATTATGTTTGCTGGGGGAATTGGGGGTGCGCTAGCGGCAGTTCTAAAGATTCAGGGTACCGCATTCTCAGCTGGGTTTGGTTTTTCAGGTTTAATTGGGCCAATCACAGCATGGAATATTACGCCGGGGAACGATGCACCCATTCGTATTGTGGTGGCATACCTTGTCGTGACTGTCTTAGGTGCAGTTTTCACAGCATGGTTATTTATTGAAAAACTTCATTTGGTGGCACCAGATGATTTAAAGTTACTTGATGAGGATTAA
- the leuS gene encoding leucine--tRNA ligase codes for MAYQHQAIEKKWQHYWEEHQTFKTSTDMDKPKYYVLDMFPFPSGQGLHVGHPEGYTATDILARMKRMQGFNVLHPMGFDAFGLPTEDYAIKTGANPKDVTATNVKNFRRQMKALGLSYDWSREVNTTDPKYYKWTQWIFEQLYKKGLAYEDKIMVNWAPDYNGGTVVANEEIIDGKTERGGYPVYRVPMRQWVLKITAYADRLLEDLEDLDWPEAIKEQQRHWIGRSIGAAVNFAVEGQDEQIEVFTTRADTLFGATYLVLAPEHELVEKIVTPEQADAVTAFKAAIASKSDLERTDLNKDKSGAFTGSYAVNPINGEKLPIWIGDYVLASYGTGAVMAVPAHDARDHEFAKKYDLPIRQVIAGDGVTDAPYTGDGAHIQSDFLNGMDTEEAKTAAIYWLTEHGVGQKKVNYRLRDWIFSRQRYWGEPIPVINWADGTKTLVPEDELPLRLPETDNIMPSGTGESPLVNIEDWVNVTDEQGRHGKRETNTMPQWAGSSWYYLRYMDPHNPDVLVDPKVEAYWQNVDLYVGGAEHAVLHLLYARFWHKILFDLGVVTTKEPFQKLANQGMILGSNHEKMSKSKGNVVNPDDVVAEYGADTLRLYEMFMGPLEQSIAWSEDGLAGSRRWLDRVWRLVIDDDNQLRDHVTTVNDHQLDRVYHETVKKVTAHYADLRFNTAISQLMIFVNEAYKADNLPVEYVEGFIKLLYPVAPHMGEELWHYFQPEMSVQKADWPTYDEAKLVEATVEIVFQINGKLRGKAQMAKDASKEAMIEAALADENVQRQLAGATPKKVIAVPGKLVSIVV; via the coding sequence ATGGCATATCAACATCAAGCAATTGAGAAAAAATGGCAACACTATTGGGAAGAACATCAAACATTTAAAACATCAACTGACATGGATAAGCCAAAGTATTATGTTTTGGATATGTTCCCCTTCCCTTCAGGACAAGGATTACACGTGGGACATCCAGAAGGTTACACAGCAACGGATATTCTCGCACGTATGAAACGGATGCAAGGATTTAACGTACTTCACCCAATGGGATTTGATGCATTTGGCTTGCCAACTGAAGATTACGCCATCAAAACGGGGGCTAATCCTAAAGATGTTACAGCAACCAATGTGAAAAACTTCCGTCGACAAATGAAAGCCCTTGGTTTGTCATACGATTGGTCACGTGAAGTTAATACCACGGATCCTAAGTATTATAAGTGGACGCAGTGGATTTTTGAACAATTGTATAAAAAAGGGCTTGCCTACGAAGATAAGATTATGGTCAATTGGGCCCCTGATTATAATGGCGGTACAGTTGTTGCCAATGAAGAAATTATCGATGGTAAGACGGAACGTGGGGGATACCCAGTTTACCGTGTACCAATGCGGCAGTGGGTCTTAAAAATCACCGCCTACGCTGATCGCTTGCTAGAGGATTTAGAAGATTTAGATTGGCCAGAAGCGATTAAAGAGCAACAACGACACTGGATTGGGCGTTCGATTGGTGCAGCCGTTAATTTTGCGGTTGAAGGTCAGGACGAACAAATCGAAGTTTTCACAACTCGGGCTGATACACTCTTTGGTGCCACTTATCTCGTTTTGGCGCCTGAACATGAACTCGTTGAAAAAATAGTGACGCCAGAACAAGCCGATGCTGTAACGGCGTTCAAGGCAGCGATTGCTTCAAAGTCTGACTTGGAGCGAACAGATTTAAATAAAGATAAGTCAGGTGCGTTTACCGGTTCATATGCAGTTAATCCGATTAATGGTGAGAAATTACCAATTTGGATTGGTGACTATGTATTGGCGTCTTACGGCACTGGTGCAGTGATGGCCGTGCCAGCACATGATGCTCGCGACCACGAATTTGCTAAGAAGTATGACTTACCAATTCGGCAAGTCATTGCTGGTGATGGTGTGACTGATGCACCTTATACAGGTGATGGTGCGCATATTCAATCTGATTTCCTTAATGGTATGGATACGGAAGAAGCAAAAACGGCTGCTATTTATTGGCTGACTGAACATGGTGTCGGACAGAAAAAGGTAAATTATCGCTTGCGTGATTGGATTTTCTCACGTCAACGATATTGGGGTGAGCCAATTCCCGTGATTAATTGGGCGGATGGTACGAAAACATTAGTGCCAGAAGATGAACTACCACTTCGTTTGCCTGAAACCGACAATATTATGCCTTCTGGTACCGGTGAGTCGCCACTGGTTAACATTGAAGATTGGGTGAATGTTACTGATGAACAAGGGCGCCATGGAAAGCGCGAGACCAATACAATGCCGCAATGGGCAGGGTCTTCATGGTATTATTTGCGCTACATGGATCCGCATAATCCAGATGTCTTGGTTGACCCTAAGGTTGAGGCATATTGGCAAAACGTCGACTTGTACGTTGGTGGTGCAGAACATGCGGTGCTACATCTTTTGTATGCTCGTTTTTGGCATAAAATTCTCTTTGACCTTGGCGTGGTAACAACGAAAGAACCGTTCCAGAAGTTGGCTAATCAAGGGATGATTTTGGGCAGCAACCATGAAAAAATGTCGAAATCAAAGGGTAACGTCGTTAATCCAGATGATGTTGTTGCTGAATATGGTGCAGATACCTTGCGTCTCTATGAAATGTTTATGGGACCATTAGAACAATCGATTGCATGGTCTGAAGATGGCTTAGCTGGTTCACGTCGTTGGTTGGATCGTGTTTGGCGTTTGGTGATTGATGACGATAACCAATTGCGTGACCATGTGACAACAGTCAACGACCATCAATTAGACCGGGTTTATCATGAAACGGTTAAAAAGGTGACAGCCCATTACGCAGATTTGCGCTTCAACACGGCAATTTCGCAACTTATGATTTTTGTTAATGAAGCGTATAAAGCTGATAATTTACCGGTTGAGTATGTTGAAGGCTTCATTAAACTACTTTATCCAGTGGCACCACATATGGGAGAAGAGCTTTGGCACTACTTCCAACCTGAAATGTCAGTTCAAAAGGCTGACTGGCCAACGTATGATGAGGCGAAATTAGTTGAAGCAACGGTTGAGATTGTATTCCAAATCAACGGTAAACTGCGTGGTAAAGCTCAAATGGCTAAAGATGCATCAAAGGAAGCAATGATTGAAGCAGCTTTGGCTGATGAGAATGTGCAACGTCAATTAGCAGGCGCAACACCCAAAAAGGTGATTGCGGTGCCTGGTAAGTTAGTTTCAATCGTTGTATAA
- the rlmD gene encoding 23S rRNA (uracil(1939)-C(5))-methyltransferase RlmD: MPRNILPVKLNEIREGLVSDVLHNGMGVILVDNTYPVKLVDAFLGETIQYQVTQVDRLSAFGQVLQVLKPDSQRIDAQKAYLLTAGVAPYVNLSYDGQLNLKQWQVQKAFAAHSVKVDVAKTIGTDQPTHYRNKTVVPLKYQAGQLVTGFFDRRDKVTLVPMVDYYVNQVQIDAAVGLVRDVLAQFNTPVYDDGTHQGAMRYIMIRRGYYSHELMVVLVSHESELPNEDEIAKEIAQRVPEVTSVILNHNPRSTNQQLTGDNRTLWGQAEIHDTLLGRDFVIGPNSFYQVNPKTTEVLYQLAADVAELKPTDTVIDAYSGIGTIGLTVADKVATVLGVEVVARAVADAQINIANNHITNAQYVTADAPEQMQRWKTEGLKPDVIFVDPPRRGLTTELMDAVVDMQPDRFVYISCNPVTMARDSAYLLAHGYQIKGSVRPLDQFPQTAHIEAVALFIPNDDTSV, from the coding sequence ATGCCGCGCAATATATTGCCAGTTAAATTAAATGAAATTCGAGAAGGCCTTGTCAGTGATGTTTTGCATAATGGTATGGGTGTTATTCTGGTAGACAACACATATCCCGTGAAATTGGTTGATGCTTTTTTAGGTGAGACGATTCAATATCAAGTGACGCAGGTGGATCGGCTGTCAGCATTTGGACAAGTATTACAAGTGTTGAAACCTGATTCTCAGCGTATTGATGCGCAAAAGGCGTATTTGTTGACGGCCGGTGTTGCGCCGTATGTTAATTTGAGCTACGATGGTCAACTTAATTTGAAACAATGGCAAGTACAAAAAGCGTTTGCAGCACACAGCGTGAAAGTCGACGTTGCTAAGACAATTGGTACCGATCAACCCACACATTATCGAAATAAAACGGTGGTGCCCTTAAAGTATCAAGCGGGCCAATTAGTTACTGGTTTTTTTGATCGTCGGGATAAAGTGACTTTGGTGCCAATGGTTGATTACTATGTCAATCAAGTGCAAATTGACGCTGCGGTTGGTCTTGTGCGAGATGTTCTAGCGCAATTTAATACGCCTGTCTACGATGATGGGACCCATCAAGGCGCCATGCGGTATATCATGATTCGGCGTGGCTACTATTCCCATGAATTAATGGTGGTTCTAGTCAGTCATGAATCAGAGTTGCCAAATGAAGATGAGATTGCAAAAGAGATTGCTCAACGCGTGCCAGAAGTAACAAGTGTTATTCTTAATCATAATCCGCGTTCGACAAATCAACAATTGACTGGTGATAATCGGACACTTTGGGGACAAGCGGAAATTCATGATACGTTATTGGGTCGTGATTTTGTAATCGGACCGAATTCGTTTTATCAAGTTAATCCAAAAACAACCGAAGTACTGTATCAATTAGCGGCCGATGTGGCTGAACTAAAACCCACTGATACAGTGATTGATGCCTATTCTGGTATCGGTACGATTGGCTTGACAGTTGCCGATAAAGTAGCAACCGTTCTCGGAGTTGAAGTCGTCGCACGCGCGGTCGCAGATGCACAGATTAATATTGCCAATAATCATATTACGAATGCCCAATATGTGACCGCAGATGCGCCAGAACAGATGCAGCGTTGGAAAACTGAGGGACTGAAACCAGATGTGATTTTTGTTGACCCACCAAGACGTGGATTGACCACAGAATTAATGGACGCAGTAGTTGATATGCAACCTGACCGGTTTGTTTATATTTCATGTAATCCAGTGACGATGGCTCGAGATAGTGCGTATCTGTTGGCTCATGGCTACCAGATTAAAGGGTCAGTCCGACCATTAGACCAATTTCCACAAACTGCCCACATTGAAGCAGTGGCATTGTTTATTCCAAACGACGATACCAGTGTTTAA